A genomic stretch from Apium graveolens cultivar Ventura unplaced genomic scaffold, ASM990537v1 ctg4868, whole genome shotgun sequence includes:
- the LOC141702309 gene encoding uncharacterized protein LOC141702309, translating into MGRAKLEIAKIENANSRQSTFKKRRAGLMKKAHELSVLCDAEIAIIVFSSTGKLFEFASSSMEHTLARFNKSVESKNSAIEHKGKDVLEVECLKQDIADLQLKNMQLLGKDLTGLGLKELQELEQQLNEGLLSVKEKKEQLLMEELDLSRKKEQEFIMENATLRRKIEWLQSFFPLNAFPESGYLEREVPRNEHEVPRKLSPKRKASLSQNTECQTEDENGEFMMTLFLGPPPDNGQRKRKTPEKDTGTPSGTSHSQIE; encoded by the exons ATGGGTCGGGCAAAGCTTGAAATAGCGAAGATTGAAAATGCCAACAGCAGGCAGTCCACTTTTAAGAAGAGAAGGGCTGGTTTAATGAAGAAAGCTCATGAGCTTTCTGTTTTATGTGATGCTGAGATCGCAATTATTGTGTTCTCAAGCACTGGGAAGCTTTTTGAGTTTGCTAGTTCAAG TATGGAGCATACACTTGCACGATTCAACAAATCTGTAGAATCGAAAAATTCTGCAATCGAGCATAAG GGTAAGGATGTTTTAGAAGTGGAATGTCTGAAACAGGACATTGCAGATCTCCAACTAAAAAATAT GCAGTTATTGGGGAAGGACCTTACTGGCTTGGGCTTGAAAGAATTGCAAGAGTTGGAGCAGCAATTGAATGAAGGGTTATTATCTGTCAAGGAGAAGAAG GAGCAACTACTGATGGAGGAACTGGACCTATCTAGGAAAAAG GAACAGGAGTTCATAATGGAAAATGCTACCTTGCGCAGAAAG ATTGAGTGGCTTCAAAGTTTTTTCCCCTTAAATGCGTTCCCAGAGTCAGGCTACCTTGAACGTGAAGTGCCAAGGAATGAGCATGAAGTGCCAAGGAAATTGTCTCCCAAAAGAAAAGCATCCTTAAGTCAGAATACAGAGTGTCAAACTGAAGATGAAAATGGAGAGTTTATGATGACCTTATTCCTCGG CCCCCCTCCTGATAATGGTCAAAGGAAAAGGAAGACTCCGGAAAAAGACACTGGAACTCCTTCTGGTACATCCCACAGTCAGATTGAGTAA